In Granulicella sibirica, the following proteins share a genomic window:
- a CDS encoding glycoside hydrolase family 2 protein — protein sequence MRSCPRLAALLFLCVASIAHAAETEVRYLSGVGKDDPVKWQFLCDHGPNANQWSAIGVPSNWELQGFGIYTYGRVTPAGGWTKVHGVYKRTFTTPATWRDKAVILNFEGVMTDTHVTVNGQSAGPLHQGGYYAFHYDITSLLKPGGRPNEIQVDVDDESSDASVNRAERRGDFWNYAGIFRPVYLEAVPKTFIEHLAVNATAAGVLEVDARLADRRAAESSGATVSVEAQVFDLSGKPVGEPVTLSNAAFGGVAHLAGKISNPRLWTAETPNLYRLDVRLKVNGAVVHTVHQKFGFRTIEVRPGKGLFVNGNRIFLKGVDRHSFWPDSGRTLSEKISRDDVNLIKELNGNAVRSSHYSPDRHFLDACDELGLYVLDELTGWQAKYDTGVGRKLVKELVEHDVNHPSILFWDNGNEGGFNFDLDADYAKYDPQARLVLHPWSEFPVGIADTKHYPTYQGLQQKLAADPVLFPTEMLHGLYDGGAGAGMQDYWDAILKSKAGAGGFVWALVDEDVKRVDKGGILDSQGNYAPDGIVGPYREHEPSFNTIKQLWSPIIVAPPDSGSHAYTVTNRYSFLDAGGCTYEWQAIAFRRPSDAQSGSMVLTSRIDHGRSLAPGASAAWDGWGLPASASGRGKARADATRLIIRDATGRVIRTYVWPVESAGSAPDATAKPGGGAKPAVTETPEAFTAKAGDVSIQIDKTTGLLVSASWQGHTYSLKNGPRVVAMGPRPVPVRGQTTPPPQPATAEPSKLVSLTHAMEGDDLVISAAFDGPMKMLRYRLKPNGWLSLDYVYAMSGPHEYFGIGFDYPEAEVKGMRFFGQGPDPVYQNRLAGGTLDVWQRSYNNTMVGDPDDLKPGEHFDYPVFKGFYSGVRWVQFHTTEGEMTAAVEQQPDSPVYLQVYAPKTASAKLLGQVAVPFPSTGLSFLNAIPAIGNKFGGPQTMGPMGQSAIATGEYNGHISLYFGQLPKR from the coding sequence ATGCGTTCGTGCCCCCGTCTTGCGGCCTTGTTGTTCCTCTGTGTGGCCTCGATTGCACACGCCGCCGAAACTGAAGTTCGGTATCTGTCCGGCGTGGGCAAAGACGATCCGGTAAAGTGGCAGTTCCTGTGCGATCACGGACCGAATGCAAACCAGTGGTCCGCCATCGGCGTGCCGTCCAATTGGGAGCTGCAGGGCTTCGGCATCTATACCTACGGCCGGGTCACACCGGCAGGAGGTTGGACCAAGGTTCACGGGGTCTATAAGCGCACCTTTACGACACCTGCTACGTGGCGGGACAAGGCCGTCATCCTGAACTTTGAAGGCGTGATGACCGATACGCATGTCACGGTCAATGGCCAATCCGCGGGTCCGCTCCATCAGGGCGGCTATTACGCCTTCCACTACGACATCACCAGCCTGCTCAAACCCGGCGGTCGGCCGAACGAGATCCAGGTCGACGTGGATGACGAATCCTCAGACGCCTCTGTCAATCGCGCCGAACGCCGTGGCGACTTCTGGAATTACGCCGGCATCTTCCGTCCGGTGTACCTGGAGGCCGTGCCGAAGACGTTCATTGAGCACCTGGCCGTCAACGCCACTGCGGCAGGCGTCCTGGAAGTCGATGCCAGGCTCGCCGACCGGCGCGCTGCGGAATCGTCCGGCGCAACGGTCAGTGTAGAAGCACAGGTGTTCGACCTGAGCGGCAAGCCGGTCGGAGAGCCGGTCACCCTTTCGAACGCAGCCTTCGGAGGCGTGGCACATCTTGCCGGAAAGATCTCTAATCCGCGACTGTGGACCGCTGAAACGCCCAATTTGTACCGGCTGGACGTGCGCCTTAAGGTAAACGGGGCCGTGGTTCACACGGTGCACCAGAAATTCGGTTTCCGCACCATCGAGGTCCGTCCCGGGAAGGGCCTGTTCGTCAACGGCAACCGCATCTTCCTGAAAGGTGTGGATCGCCATTCGTTCTGGCCCGATTCCGGCCGCACCCTCTCGGAAAAAATCTCCAGAGATGACGTCAACCTGATCAAAGAGTTGAACGGAAACGCGGTCCGTTCCAGCCACTATTCCCCGGACCGTCACTTCCTGGACGCCTGCGATGAACTTGGCCTCTATGTGCTGGACGAACTCACAGGCTGGCAGGCGAAGTACGACACCGGCGTCGGCAGGAAGCTGGTGAAGGAGCTGGTCGAGCATGACGTGAACCATCCCTCGATCCTCTTCTGGGACAACGGCAACGAAGGCGGTTTCAACTTCGATCTTGACGCCGACTACGCGAAGTACGATCCACAGGCGCGCTTAGTCCTGCATCCCTGGTCTGAGTTTCCCGTTGGCATCGCGGACACCAAGCACTATCCCACGTACCAGGGGCTGCAGCAGAAGCTCGCTGCCGATCCTGTCCTATTCCCCACGGAGATGCTGCACGGCCTATACGACGGCGGTGCAGGAGCTGGCATGCAGGATTACTGGGACGCCATTCTGAAGAGCAAGGCGGGCGCTGGCGGCTTCGTGTGGGCGCTTGTCGATGAAGACGTCAAGCGTGTGGACAAAGGCGGCATACTCGACTCTCAAGGCAACTATGCGCCTGATGGTATCGTCGGGCCGTACCGTGAGCATGAACCCAGCTTCAATACCATCAAGCAGCTCTGGTCACCCATCATCGTCGCGCCTCCTGACAGCGGGTCACATGCCTACACTGTGACCAACCGCTACAGCTTCCTGGATGCGGGCGGATGCACGTACGAGTGGCAGGCCATTGCGTTCCGCCGTCCCAGTGACGCACAGTCCGGGTCCATGGTGCTGACCTCTCGCATCGACCATGGCCGCTCACTGGCGCCCGGCGCCTCGGCAGCGTGGGATGGATGGGGACTCCCGGCATCCGCATCCGGACGCGGCAAAGCCAGGGCAGACGCCACCCGGCTCATCATCCGCGACGCGACCGGGCGGGTGATCCGGACCTATGTCTGGCCCGTCGAGAGCGCCGGAAGTGCACCGGACGCCACGGCGAAGCCCGGCGGCGGAGCGAAGCCTGCAGTAACGGAGACGCCGGAGGCATTCACCGCGAAGGCCGGCGATGTGTCCATCCAGATCGACAAGACCACCGGGCTGCTGGTGTCCGCCTCGTGGCAGGGACACACATACTCGCTGAAGAACGGGCCCCGCGTCGTTGCCATGGGACCGCGGCCGGTTCCGGTGCGCGGACAAACCACGCCTCCGCCGCAGCCAGCCACTGCGGAGCCCTCGAAGCTGGTATCTCTCACGCATGCCATGGAGGGCGACGATCTGGTCATCTCAGCGGCCTTCGACGGCCCCATGAAGATGCTGCGGTATCGTCTGAAGCCGAACGGTTGGCTCTCGCTTGACTACGTGTACGCCATGAGCGGCCCACACGAGTACTTCGGCATCGGCTTCGACTATCCTGAGGCCGAAGTGAAGGGCATGCGGTTCTTCGGACAGGGGCCGGATCCCGTCTACCAGAATCGCCTGGCCGGTGGAACTCTCGATGTCTGGCAAAGGTCCTACAACAACACCATGGTGGGCGACCCCGATGACCTGAAGCCGGGAGAACACTTTGACTACCCGGTGTTCAAGGGCTTCTACTCCGGCGTGCGTTGGGTGCAGTTCCACACCACTGAGGGCGAGATGACCGCTGCGGTGGAACAGCAGCCTGACTCGCCGGTCTACCTGCAGGTCTACGCGCCCAAAACGGCATCGGCCAAACTGCTTGGGCAGGTCGCCGTGCCGTTTCCGTCCACCGGACTTTCGTTCCTAAATGCCATTCCGGCTATCGGCAATAAGTTTGGCGGGCCGCAAACCATGGGACCCATGGGGCAGTCCGCCATCGCAACGGGTGAATACAACGGCCATATCAGCCTGTACTTCGGACAGTTGCCGAAACGGTAG
- a CDS encoding PQQ-binding-like beta-propeller repeat protein, whose product MTLGVRLLACLLVAWGTSVAQTQGSARRSSPLPGKGLAEHDFLYAGESHERALFLVRQGKVVWSYDDPAGKGEVSDAVRLSNGNVLFAHQFGVTEITPEKKVVWNYDTPAGHEVHTAMPIGKDRVLYIQNGNPAVLRVATSSQM is encoded by the coding sequence ATGACGCTAGGAGTTCGTCTTCTCGCGTGCCTGTTGGTCGCATGGGGCACGTCCGTTGCACAAACACAGGGCAGCGCCCGTAGGTCCTCGCCGTTGCCCGGCAAGGGGCTGGCTGAACATGACTTCCTGTACGCCGGGGAATCGCACGAGCGCGCGCTCTTTCTGGTGCGGCAAGGGAAGGTCGTCTGGTCGTACGACGACCCTGCAGGCAAGGGCGAAGTCAGCGACGCAGTGAGGCTTTCCAACGGGAATGTTCTCTTCGCCCACCAGTTCGGCGTCACCGAGATCACTCCAGAAAAGAAGGTTGTCTGGAACTATGACACTCCGGCCGGTCATGAAGTCCACACCGCCATGCCTATCGGAAAGGACCGCGTCCTCTATATCCAGAACGGCAATCCGGCCGTGTTGCGGGTCGCAACATCGTCACAAATGTGA